From the genome of Triticum aestivum cultivar Chinese Spring chromosome 3B, IWGSC CS RefSeq v2.1, whole genome shotgun sequence, one region includes:
- the LOC123069370 gene encoding uncharacterized protein, translating to MASRFVNLAVKHMNGRHIPFSIHRINPADFFYPTGSPVPKQGSAFVPPDEIQLPPATIAFDWPSRQGQPCSMDFMAFGANRDKIVAVDSIGCSYLYDAPVRSISTNMPMMPTRMLQPMSIAVGDNGLLVMSKADHQFVALNDGCDPNSRYLLPMSGWYWQSLKPPPFPSRSYHQNEKGSHHPFEVSSYTVVGNSQFWVSTVGAGTFSFDMNSGAWMKAGNWELPFRGRAEYVPEHNLWFGMFGKDDQLCASDLIAVSAVSSPVPHILWKELVWPKDWKLRSTHLLPLGSSRLCIARFFLTSDDDKEENMSDYKRSTTNNFGVLTGVEVVSDEGGLRIIHHKSIRFDFGLSIASVL from the coding sequence ATGGCTAGCCGGTTTGTGAATCTCGCGGTCAAGCACATGAACGGCCGCCATATTCCTTTCAGCATACACCGTATTAATCCGGCAGATTTCTTTTACCCAACCGGATCGCCAGTTCCCAAACAAGGTTCAGCTTTTGTACCACCGGACGAAATTCAGCTGCCTCCGGCCACCATCGCCTTCGACTGGCCCTCCCGGCAGGGCCAACCCTGCTCAATGGATTTCATGGCCTTCGGCGCCAACCGGGATAAGATCGTCGCCGTGGACAGCATAGGGTGCTCCTACCTTTACGACGCTCCCGTACGCAGTATCAGCACCAATATGCCCATGATGCCCACGCGCATGCTACAACCCATGTCCATTGCTGTCGGTGACAACGGCCTGTTAGTTATGAGTAAAGCCGATCACCAGTTCGTGGCTCTGAATGATGGCTGCGACCCCAATTCCAGATATTTATTACCAATGTCTGGCTGGTACTGGCAGTCCCTCAAGCCGCCTCCCTTCCCCAGCCGCTCCTACCACCAGAACGAGAAAGGCAGTCACCATCCATTTGAAGTCAGCTCTTACACGGTAGTTGGCAATTCACAGTTCTGGGTGTCCACAGTGGGTGCAGGCACGTTTTCCTTTGATATGAACAGCGGTGCGTGGATGAAGGCTGGCAATTGGGAGCTGCCATTCAGAGGTCGTGCCGAGTATGTCCCCGAGCACAATCTCTGGTTTGGCATGTTTGGCAAAGACGACCAGCTTTGCGCATCTGACCTCATTGCCGTGTCCGCAGTGAGCTCACCAGTGCCACATATACTTTGGAAAGAGCTGGTTTGGCCGAAAGATTGGAAGCTCAGGTCGACCCACCTCCTGCCTCTTGGTTCTAGCAGACTCTGCATTGCCAGGTTCTTCCTAACTTCAGATGATGACAAGGAAGAGAACATGTCAGACTATAAGCGCAGCACAACAAATAATTTTGGGGTGCTCACGGGGGTGGAAGTGGTGTCTGATGAAGGAGGACTGCGCATTATCCATCACAAGTCCATTCGCTTCGATTTCGGCCTCAGCATTGCTAGTGTGCTGTGA